A single region of the Marinobacter nanhaiticus D15-8W genome encodes:
- a CDS encoding glycosyltransferase family 9 protein → MLTTAYFETVKRFFPNAKLHYLIKEPYHKSAVRHPFIDKLVTIPESQGGRLRYLMERLGLVKRLRAEKYDLIIDSQNKPSSQYLVLLSGSRFRLGYDERALSWIYNIKASRAPKRYTASRRFDILKPLGIEEEPFQLYFPIPDDCQGAIDRWLYAQDLRDGRFVVIAPGSRQARKKWRTDYYAAVADQVQTELGLRVVLLWAPKEKEDAETMARLMTTRAVMAPPTSLEEGVALVKRCRLLICNDSGLNHMAVTTKTTTLALFGPMNPISWSPSTIFSHHHHLYVPGGVKLGDGSFGITPAMVLETAREILYTSSTPVVEEAG, encoded by the coding sequence TTGCTGACCACAGCTTATTTCGAGACCGTCAAGCGATTCTTCCCCAACGCGAAGCTGCATTACCTGATCAAGGAGCCGTACCACAAATCTGCGGTGAGGCATCCCTTTATCGACAAGCTGGTAACCATTCCCGAATCTCAAGGGGGCCGGCTGCGTTATCTCATGGAACGCCTGGGGCTTGTTAAACGCCTAAGAGCCGAGAAGTACGACCTGATTATCGACTCCCAGAACAAACCATCCTCGCAATACCTCGTCCTGTTAAGTGGATCGCGTTTCCGCCTGGGCTATGACGAACGGGCGTTGAGCTGGATTTACAACATCAAGGCCTCTCGTGCCCCCAAGCGGTATACCGCCTCCCGCCGTTTCGACATTCTTAAGCCCCTTGGTATCGAGGAGGAGCCCTTTCAGTTGTACTTTCCCATACCAGACGACTGCCAGGGGGCCATAGATCGATGGCTCTACGCTCAGGATCTACGTGATGGCCGGTTCGTGGTAATTGCCCCTGGCAGCCGACAGGCACGCAAGAAATGGCGAACTGACTACTATGCGGCTGTGGCCGATCAGGTGCAGACCGAACTCGGTTTGCGTGTAGTTCTGCTTTGGGCACCGAAAGAGAAAGAGGACGCGGAAACCATGGCCCGGCTGATGACCACGAGAGCCGTTATGGCGCCGCCCACGTCGCTTGAAGAAGGGGTTGCCCTGGTCAAGCGGTGTCGGCTGCTGATCTGCAACGACAGCGGTCTCAATCACATGGCCGTGACAACGAAAACAACTACGCTGGCCCTTTTCGGCCCCATGAATCCGATCAGTTGGTCGCCCTCAACGATTTTCAGTCATCACCACCACCTGTACGTACCGGGTGGTGTTAAGTTGGGGGACGGTTCCTTCGGTATAACGCCAGCGATGGTGTTGGAGACGGCGCGTGAGATCCTTTACACATCGTCAACACCGGTTGTCGAAGAAGCGGGCTAG
- the tnpC gene encoding IS66 family transposase, whose protein sequence is MNSTASAPSPNASSSSALAEENALLREQVQTLQRQLDWFKKQLFGPKSEKQAFDLPGQNSLFQEGDAPVPENPPEEKKRTVKAYQRGTGKKQRDDDCLNDTGLRFTADVPVEVIEHLPPELTGPEADQYEVIGSKTTYRLAQRASSYVVLKCERPVFRRKGTEKLITTPAPFNVLDNSLADVSLLAGLLVDKFQFHLPLYRQHQRIQQAGITVSRSTLTNLVKRAIDLLRPIVDAQTDNVLRSRVLAMDETPIKAGHQGRAGPQKGKMKSGWFWPLYGDADEVVFTYSNSRGRAHIEEVLSESFSGTLISDGYAAYARYAAAQENVTHAQCWVHSRRYFIEAQKDHPEIVTDALQQIATVYRNEEAIKTQGLTGEKKRQYRLDHSKPVVSDFFQWCRDQLAQGGLVPSDSLTKALNYVLSREASLTVFLEDPDVQPDTNHLERALRPIPMGKKNWMFCWTELGAEHLGVIQSLISTCKLHDITPYTYLVDVLQRISQHPAREVSDLTPRLWKPRFADNPLRALIDPRHPDRQNKQPEANVRAH, encoded by the coding sequence ATGAATTCAACGGCTTCTGCTCCTTCTCCCAATGCATCGTCCTCCTCGGCTCTGGCCGAGGAGAATGCACTGCTGCGTGAGCAGGTCCAGACCCTTCAGCGCCAGCTGGACTGGTTCAAGAAGCAGCTGTTCGGCCCCAAATCCGAGAAGCAGGCATTTGACCTGCCGGGCCAGAACAGCCTGTTCCAGGAAGGCGATGCACCGGTTCCGGAGAACCCACCGGAAGAGAAAAAGCGCACGGTTAAAGCCTATCAGCGTGGTACCGGTAAGAAGCAGCGGGACGACGACTGCCTGAACGACACCGGCCTGCGCTTCACCGCCGATGTGCCGGTGGAGGTCATTGAACACCTGCCACCGGAACTGACCGGGCCGGAGGCTGACCAGTACGAAGTGATCGGCAGCAAGACCACCTACCGGCTGGCCCAGCGGGCCTCCAGCTATGTGGTGCTTAAGTGCGAACGCCCGGTGTTCCGGCGCAAGGGCACCGAGAAGCTCATCACGACACCGGCTCCGTTCAACGTGCTGGACAACAGCCTGGCCGATGTCAGCCTGCTGGCCGGGTTGCTGGTGGACAAATTCCAGTTCCATCTGCCGCTGTATCGCCAGCACCAGCGTATCCAACAGGCCGGTATCACCGTCAGTCGCAGCACTCTGACCAATCTGGTCAAGCGTGCCATCGACCTGCTGCGCCCCATTGTGGATGCCCAGACCGACAACGTACTGCGCAGTCGGGTACTGGCCATGGACGAAACGCCCATCAAGGCCGGTCATCAGGGCCGGGCCGGCCCGCAAAAGGGCAAGATGAAATCCGGCTGGTTCTGGCCGCTGTATGGCGATGCCGACGAGGTGGTGTTCACTTACTCTAACAGCCGTGGGCGTGCCCATATCGAAGAAGTACTCAGCGAATCGTTCAGCGGCACCCTGATCAGTGACGGCTACGCGGCCTATGCCCGTTATGCCGCCGCCCAGGAAAACGTCACCCATGCCCAATGCTGGGTGCACAGTCGCCGTTACTTTATCGAGGCGCAGAAGGATCATCCGGAGATAGTCACCGACGCGCTGCAACAGATCGCCACGGTGTACCGGAATGAAGAGGCCATCAAAACCCAGGGGCTGACTGGCGAGAAGAAACGCCAGTACCGGTTGGATCACTCGAAACCGGTGGTCAGCGACTTCTTCCAGTGGTGCCGGGATCAGTTGGCGCAAGGCGGCCTCGTGCCCAGCGATTCGCTGACCAAAGCCCTGAACTACGTGCTCAGCCGTGAAGCGAGCCTGACCGTGTTCCTGGAAGACCCGGATGTGCAGCCAGACACCAACCACCTGGAACGAGCACTACGCCCCATTCCAATGGGCAAGAAAAACTGGATGTTCTGCTGGACCGAACTGGGCGCGGAACACCTGGGCGTCATCCAGAGCCTGATCAGCACCTGCAAGCTGCACGATATTACCCCGTACACGTATCTGGTGGACGTGCTGCAACGTATCAGCCAGCACCCGGCCCGTGAAGTCAGCGACCTGACGCCCCGACTCTGGAAACCCCGGTTCGCCGACAATCCGCTACGGGCGCTGATCGACCCACGCCACCCTGACCGACAGAACAAACAGCCGGAGGCCAACGTCCGTGCGCATTGA
- a CDS encoding transposase has product MEKEFQMARLPRPYLPGCAQHLIQRGNNRTACFHDDTDHSAYLAFLKDAAEQYRVSIHAFVLMTNHVHLLATPQSETGVSRMMQALGRRYVRYFNHVHGRTGTLWEGRYRSTVVDTETYLLTVYRYIELNPVRAGMVEHASEYPWSSYQYNAVGKAIQLVSPHPQYLALGCKPAERQAQCKRSFHDVVDLLHVTERP; this is encoded by the coding sequence TTGGAAAAGGAATTCCAGATGGCCCGTTTACCACGTCCCTATCTCCCTGGGTGCGCTCAGCACCTTATTCAGCGCGGCAATAATCGCACGGCGTGCTTCCACGACGACACAGATCACAGTGCCTATTTGGCTTTTCTGAAGGACGCGGCGGAGCAATACCGCGTTTCCATTCATGCCTTTGTGCTAATGACAAACCATGTCCACCTGCTTGCAACCCCTCAAAGTGAAACAGGGGTTTCCCGGATGATGCAGGCGCTGGGTCGTCGCTATGTCCGGTACTTCAATCACGTTCATGGTCGTACCGGAACACTTTGGGAAGGGCGATATAGGTCGACGGTCGTTGATACCGAAACCTATTTGCTGACTGTCTATCGCTATATTGAACTTAATCCCGTCCGGGCCGGCATGGTTGAGCATGCGTCGGAGTATCCCTGGTCGAGTTACCAATACAATGCCGTGGGGAAGGCGATCCAGTTGGTTTCTCCGCACCCTCAATACTTGGCACTTGGATGCAAACCGGCCGAACGTCAGGCGCAATGTAAGCGTTCATTCCACGACGTAGTTGACCTACTTCACGTCACGGAGAGGCCTTAA
- the tnpB gene encoding IS66 family insertion sequence element accessory protein TnpB (TnpB, as the term is used for proteins encoded by IS66 family insertion elements, is considered an accessory protein, since TnpC, encoded by a neighboring gene, is a DDE family transposase.), which produces MIGLDSQARIWLCTEPTDMRKSFRGLSALVRNQLKHDPLSGQYFVFVNRRKTQMKMLYFTTTGYCLWAKRLEQGQFRVPLSASGQRALTLTDLQLLIDGIEVQKYRQFKRFRGV; this is translated from the coding sequence ATGATCGGGCTCGATAGTCAGGCCCGGATCTGGCTGTGCACTGAGCCCACCGATATGCGCAAATCGTTCCGGGGCCTGAGCGCCCTGGTCCGGAATCAGTTGAAGCACGACCCGCTCAGCGGCCAGTATTTCGTCTTCGTCAATCGCCGTAAAACTCAGATGAAGATGCTGTATTTTACGACCACTGGTTACTGCCTGTGGGCCAAACGCCTGGAGCAGGGACAGTTCCGGGTGCCTTTATCTGCCTCCGGTCAGCGAGCCCTGACGCTGACGGATCTGCAACTGCTGATCGATGGCATTGAGGTGCAGAAATACCGCCAGTTCAAGCGTTTTCGAGGGGTATAG
- a CDS encoding zinc-binding dehydrogenase, with amino-acid sequence MSDNNIELTSTISEDNKLELALREIEVPQPGENQVVIRVEAAPINPSDLGVMFSAADMKTASQSGSADRPVISADVPAKFMGAVKKRVGKPIPVGNEGAGTVVAAGSSDAAQRLMGKTVAFIGGGSYRKYLCANVQSCLELDSGTTAEEGASSFVNPLTALSMVETMRAEGHKAIVHAAAASNLGQMLNRICIADGVDLVNIVRKPEQEALLRDQGAKYVVNSSKDSFMADLTQALIDTGATIAFDPIGGGRMASDILTCMEAAISRNITEYSVYGSDTYKQVYIYGGLDRGPITLNRNFGFAWGVNGYLLFNALGKLGTETNIAMRKRVAAEIKTTFASHYTHEVSLAGALQLDAISAYGKMATGEKYLIKPQS; translated from the coding sequence GTGTCAGACAACAATATCGAATTGACGTCCACTATTAGCGAAGACAATAAACTGGAACTTGCCCTGCGCGAGATCGAAGTTCCGCAGCCGGGCGAAAACCAGGTGGTCATACGCGTCGAAGCCGCCCCTATCAACCCGTCTGACCTGGGCGTGATGTTCAGCGCGGCCGATATGAAGACGGCCAGCCAGTCCGGTAGCGCCGATCGCCCAGTCATCAGCGCCGATGTCCCAGCCAAGTTCATGGGTGCCGTTAAAAAGCGAGTTGGCAAGCCTATACCCGTGGGCAATGAAGGCGCCGGCACCGTGGTCGCGGCAGGCTCATCCGACGCCGCGCAGCGCCTGATGGGCAAAACCGTGGCGTTCATTGGCGGCGGTAGCTACCGCAAATACCTCTGCGCCAATGTTCAAAGCTGTCTGGAACTGGATTCGGGTACGACCGCAGAAGAAGGCGCTTCAAGCTTCGTGAATCCGCTGACGGCATTATCCATGGTAGAAACCATGCGCGCTGAAGGTCACAAGGCTATCGTTCACGCTGCGGCCGCCTCTAACCTCGGGCAAATGCTCAACCGTATCTGCATCGCCGACGGCGTCGACCTGGTCAATATCGTCCGCAAGCCGGAACAGGAAGCGCTGCTGCGCGACCAGGGTGCCAAATACGTGGTCAACTCCAGTAAAGACAGCTTTATGGCAGACCTGACCCAGGCACTGATCGACACCGGCGCTACCATCGCTTTCGACCCAATCGGTGGCGGACGGATGGCCAGCGATATTCTCACTTGCATGGAAGCGGCCATCTCTCGCAACATCACGGAATACAGCGTGTATGGATCGGACACCTACAAACAGGTTTATATCTATGGCGGTCTCGATCGCGGCCCCATCACATTGAACCGCAACTTTGGTTTTGCCTGGGGTGTGAACGGCTATCTGTTGTTCAATGCACTAGGAAAACTGGGCACGGAAACCAACATCGCCATGCGCAAACGCGTAGCCGCCGAGATCAAAACCACGTTCGCCAGCCACTACACCCATGAGGTATCCCTGGCCGGTGCTTTACAACTGGACGCCATCTCGGCCTACGGCAAAATGGCCACCGGTGAGAAATACCTGATTAAACCACAGAGCTAA
- the tnpA gene encoding IS66 family insertion sequence element accessory protein TnpA, producing the protein MRKHRTPEQWQTLVDQQRASGLSAPQFCKQEKIGYASFCNWRKRLSDPSTDESSGPGEADFLDLSSLMGNSPSSGPGWNIVLSLGNGVELRLSQNG; encoded by the coding sequence ATGAGAAAGCACCGTACTCCAGAACAGTGGCAGACCCTGGTTGATCAGCAGCGCGCCAGCGGCTTGTCAGCACCGCAGTTTTGTAAACAGGAGAAGATCGGTTACGCCAGCTTCTGTAACTGGCGCAAGCGCCTGTCCGACCCGTCGACTGATGAGTCGTCAGGTCCCGGTGAAGCCGATTTTCTGGATCTCTCGTCGTTGATGGGCAACTCTCCATCCTCCGGCCCCGGCTGGAACATTGTGCTCAGCCTGGGCAACGGCGTGGAACTGCGGCTGAGCCAGAACGGATGA
- the avs4 gene encoding AVAST type 4 anti-phage nuclease Avs4, with amino-acid sequence MKLIKTDWDIFKAKFSENPQNAFEWMCYLLFCNEFSVKTGIFRYKNQSAIETNPISSNGDNVGWQAKFYDGALSSHKNEIIETITKAKRDYPDLNKIIFYTNSEWGQSKGKEPQGKIEAEKKAKENDLEIEWRCCSFFESPFVVDDCSRITSYFFTQSDNLFGLLESFESHAGAILDDIETSITFGDEDFSINRSNIISQIENSGSSALIIRGEGGTGKTALIKELYGNKRGDDAFYVHKATEFSVNNLNEFLSGVFLKDFIEAHEGAENKTVVIDSAEHLIALENTDPIKEYLSSLIKAGWRVWFTTRNTYLDDLIFQLYEVYKITFKSVHLEKLNEDALFELAKKHDFVIPDDKKLKLLILTPFYLREYLRHYQENKGADYFEFKESLWPRVITKRSPQREQFFIHLAEERANSGRFFVIPGSSYSNETVEKALVSDGIISYESARGYFITHDIYEEWALDKFVESNFLSSENAEIFFDRIQQSLPIRRVFRRWLSEKLSVANEEVSHLIVETLSSRKISNLWKDEVLVSMLLSDYSDYFFNVNKDSLLEDDFRLLRRICLLIRIGCKEIDNSFFDRLGVRTPDILSMEYVITKPKGSGWKSLIKFIHDNLEKIGVNNLNFVLPNLYDWNSHNKSGDATKYSSLIALSFYKSVIENNVYIRDDGFFKQLILTILYGVGEIKSELEAIVGEIIQNNWRRHNDPYHLMSDFILKKMECFNVAMEIPEKVIALAKCLWVYEQLENEDYFYGSRLEIDHEFGVENGHQDYFPASAYQTPIYALLQANLESTLNFIIDLINYASKKYADSNLDKGQIETVTLLLDDGNKIDLPISNRLWCMYRGTQVNPNLLESILMSLERFFLERGKNTKAQTLEYYLNYILSRSESSALVAVVASVVCAFPEKTFNVAKILFRTKEFFFYDTSRMMLDQTHKTQLTSLKNFSINQINQYHENERISACDQKHRKLSLESIALHYQFFRSEEVSEEESEKRLQEVWEILDVHYMDLPDKEQENHHDKTWRLYLARMDRRKMLPEVKEVEDGIAIEFNPEIDPELKEYSETSQREASKPFTHSGLKVWADSRLYNKDNYKKYESYENDPLAALGEAKEIWNQLSEGNMGEALLFDRATPSYVCAVLLRDFKEKLEKTELDFCREVIFGYTDIVNNDDYRHQIGDGLVPALFVLPRLIEDFPDERLTIKLLLIKALMRQDPISMMGMDRINSVAIQAVHHLWKNESEFMKSLYIGYLVIAQKHRNVRDRLRQEAYKQNKYEISGNEFERELFKELESVVSSIEDETITESAIDNIESIDKDILITAFQLVPLDGEHKKSVPFVEEIIRIISQQLLSRDREDRLDYTSRYEFLKHYAHFILHLENSEKEKYLKYFTDNFTLGESVADLLNEFVSAEDSLNMSDSFWYVWNRFKGHIVDSIRNQGWRHDKERVVESFLFARIPWKDEAKTWHTFSPENRAFFSDLSGKIGGESSFIYSISKLLCGIGSEFLDDGIYWISHAINTFDIDLSHDKSGNTIFFLERYMRRYLFKNHDKVRRTPNLRAQSMVVLDFLVEQYSITGYLLREDVA; translated from the coding sequence ATGAAATTGATTAAAACTGACTGGGATATATTTAAAGCAAAATTTTCAGAAAATCCACAAAATGCTTTTGAGTGGATGTGTTATCTACTTTTTTGCAATGAATTTAGTGTGAAAACTGGAATTTTTCGTTATAAAAACCAATCGGCGATAGAAACCAATCCAATTTCCTCAAATGGAGATAATGTTGGTTGGCAAGCTAAGTTTTATGATGGCGCATTATCTAGCCACAAAAATGAAATAATAGAAACTATTACAAAAGCGAAGCGTGATTACCCTGATTTAAATAAAATAATCTTTTACACAAATTCGGAGTGGGGGCAAAGCAAAGGAAAGGAACCACAAGGAAAAATAGAAGCAGAAAAAAAGGCAAAGGAAAATGACTTAGAAATTGAATGGAGATGCTGTAGCTTTTTCGAATCGCCGTTTGTTGTCGATGATTGTAGCCGGATCACTTCGTACTTCTTCACTCAATCTGATAATTTATTTGGTCTTTTGGAGTCGTTTGAGTCTCATGCGGGTGCAATTCTGGACGATATTGAAACTTCTATAACATTTGGAGACGAAGATTTTTCAATCAATCGCTCTAATATTATATCTCAAATCGAAAATTCAGGTTCTAGCGCATTAATTATACGTGGCGAAGGTGGCACAGGGAAAACAGCTCTAATAAAAGAGCTTTATGGAAATAAGAGGGGGGATGATGCCTTTTATGTCCATAAGGCGACGGAATTTTCTGTTAACAACTTGAATGAGTTCTTATCGGGTGTTTTTTTAAAGGATTTTATTGAAGCACATGAGGGGGCCGAAAATAAAACAGTTGTCATTGATTCAGCGGAACACCTAATTGCTCTAGAAAATACTGATCCCATTAAAGAGTACCTATCCAGCTTAATCAAAGCCGGATGGAGGGTGTGGTTCACCACGAGAAATACCTACCTAGATGATTTGATTTTTCAACTATATGAAGTGTACAAAATTACCTTTAAGTCAGTACATCTAGAAAAACTGAACGAAGATGCATTATTCGAGCTTGCAAAAAAACATGATTTTGTCATCCCTGATGACAAAAAGCTCAAATTGCTCATATTGACTCCATTTTATCTCAGAGAGTATTTGAGGCATTATCAGGAAAACAAAGGCGCAGACTACTTTGAATTCAAAGAGTCTTTATGGCCAAGAGTCATAACAAAACGGTCCCCGCAACGAGAACAATTCTTTATACATCTTGCCGAAGAAAGAGCTAATTCAGGAAGATTTTTCGTCATCCCAGGTTCTAGCTACTCAAATGAAACGGTAGAAAAAGCGTTGGTTTCCGATGGAATAATTAGCTATGAGTCCGCTCGTGGATATTTTATCACCCATGATATTTATGAAGAATGGGCGCTCGATAAATTCGTCGAGAGTAACTTTTTATCCTCAGAAAATGCAGAAATATTTTTTGATAGAATACAACAGTCTTTGCCCATAAGAAGAGTTTTCAGGCGGTGGCTATCAGAGAAACTTAGCGTGGCTAACGAAGAGGTTAGCCATCTTATTGTAGAAACCTTGTCATCGCGCAAAATATCTAATTTGTGGAAAGATGAAGTGCTCGTTTCTATGCTTCTATCCGACTATTCCGATTATTTTTTTAACGTTAATAAAGATTCACTATTGGAAGACGACTTTCGGCTTCTCAGACGGATATGCTTGCTGATAAGAATAGGATGCAAGGAGATAGATAATAGCTTTTTTGATAGGCTTGGTGTGAGAACGCCAGATATTTTATCAATGGAATATGTAATAACCAAGCCGAAAGGAAGCGGATGGAAATCGCTTATCAAGTTCATCCATGACAACCTCGAAAAGATAGGTGTTAATAATCTCAATTTTGTATTGCCCAACCTCTACGACTGGAACAGCCACAACAAGTCAGGCGACGCAACTAAATATTCCAGCCTAATTGCATTATCGTTTTACAAATCAGTAATCGAAAACAACGTCTATATTAGGGATGATGGTTTTTTCAAGCAGCTAATCCTCACCATTCTGTATGGGGTAGGCGAAATTAAAAGTGAACTTGAAGCAATCGTTGGTGAAATAATTCAAAATAATTGGAGGCGACATAACGACCCCTATCATCTAATGAGTGACTTCATTTTAAAGAAAATGGAATGCTTTAATGTTGCTATGGAAATTCCGGAAAAAGTAATCGCTCTAGCCAAATGCCTTTGGGTGTATGAACAACTAGAAAACGAGGATTATTTTTATGGATCAAGACTAGAGATAGATCATGAATTTGGTGTTGAGAATGGACATCAAGACTATTTCCCCGCCAGTGCTTATCAAACACCCATATACGCCCTGCTACAAGCCAATTTAGAATCAACATTAAACTTCATTATCGACCTAATAAATTATGCTTCAAAAAAATATGCAGATTCCAACCTTGATAAGGGTCAGATTGAAACAGTAACACTGTTACTAGATGATGGGAATAAAATTGATCTGCCCATTTCGAATCGTCTTTGGTGCATGTACCGAGGTACACAGGTAAACCCTAATTTATTAGAATCAATATTAATGTCACTAGAACGTTTTTTTCTTGAGAGAGGAAAAAACACCAAGGCTCAAACGCTAGAATATTATCTAAACTATATCCTATCTAGATCTGAATCTTCTGCACTCGTGGCAGTTGTTGCAAGCGTTGTATGTGCGTTTCCTGAGAAAACATTCAATGTAGCTAAAATTCTATTCAGAACAAAAGAGTTTTTCTTCTATGACACATCTCGAATGATGCTTGATCAAACACATAAGACTCAGCTTACTTCGCTGAAAAATTTTAGCATAAATCAGATAAATCAATATCACGAAAATGAAAGGATAAGCGCCTGCGACCAAAAACACCGGAAACTCTCATTAGAAAGCATTGCGCTTCACTACCAGTTTTTTAGATCAGAGGAAGTAAGCGAGGAGGAGTCAGAGAAAAGGCTTCAGGAAGTTTGGGAAATCCTTGATGTTCACTACATGGATTTACCAGATAAAGAACAAGAAAACCATCACGATAAAACATGGCGTTTATATTTAGCCCGTATGGACAGAAGAAAAATGTTACCTGAAGTGAAGGAAGTAGAGGATGGTATAGCAATAGAATTCAATCCAGAGATTGATCCAGAGCTTAAGGAATATAGTGAAACGTCCCAACGAGAAGCGAGCAAGCCGTTTACACATTCCGGTTTAAAGGTTTGGGCTGATAGCAGGCTCTATAATAAAGATAACTACAAAAAATATGAATCATATGAAAATGATCCGCTGGCTGCTTTGGGCGAGGCAAAAGAAATATGGAATCAACTTTCAGAAGGCAACATGGGTGAGGCATTACTGTTTGATCGAGCCACACCATCGTATGTATGCGCCGTGTTATTGCGGGATTTTAAGGAAAAATTGGAAAAAACCGAACTAGATTTTTGCAGGGAAGTCATATTTGGATATACAGATATCGTTAACAATGATGATTATAGGCACCAGATCGGCGACGGTCTTGTTCCTGCGTTATTTGTACTCCCAAGATTGATAGAAGATTTTCCGGACGAAAGACTAACTATCAAGCTGCTATTAATCAAAGCATTAATGAGGCAAGATCCAATATCGATGATGGGAATGGACAGGATAAATTCAGTAGCCATTCAGGCTGTTCATCACTTATGGAAGAATGAATCTGAGTTCATGAAGTCGCTGTACATTGGGTATTTGGTAATTGCTCAAAAACATAGAAATGTTCGGGATCGTTTAAGACAAGAGGCATATAAGCAGAACAAATATGAAATTAGCGGCAATGAATTTGAGCGGGAATTATTTAAAGAATTAGAGAGTGTAGTAAGCAGTATCGAAGATGAAACCATAACGGAATCCGCAATAGACAACATTGAAAGTATAGATAAGGATATATTGATAACTGCTTTTCAGCTTGTACCATTGGATGGCGAACACAAGAAATCAGTACCGTTTGTCGAGGAAATTATTAGGATAATATCACAACAATTGCTTTCACGAGACAGAGAAGACCGGCTTGATTATACTTCCAGATATGAATTTTTAAAGCACTATGCCCATTTTATCCTTCATCTAGAGAATAGCGAGAAGGAAAAATATCTTAAATATTTTACCGATAATTTTACCTTGGGTGAAAGTGTGGCAGATTTGTTAAATGAATTCGTTAGCGCTGAAGACTCATTGAATATGTCGGACTCATTTTGGTATGTTTGGAACCGATTTAAAGGCCACATCGTTGATTCAATAAGAAATCAAGGTTGGAGGCATGATAAGGAGCGCGTAGTCGAATCTTTTTTGTTTGCAAGAATCCCTTGGAAGGATGAAGCAAAGACATGGCATACATTTTCGCCGGAGAATAGAGCGTTTTTTAGTGATTTAAGCGGTAAGATAGGTGGTGAATCATCCTTTATATATAGCATCTCTAAACTCCTTTGTGGCATAGGAAGTGAATTTTTAGATGATGGTATTTATTGGATCAGCCATGCAATAAATACCTTTGATATCGACTTATCGCACGATAAATCAGGAAATACGATATTTTTCTTGGAAAGATATATGAGAAGATATCTATTCAAAAATCATGACAAAGTTAGACGAACACCAAATTTACGGGCGCAGTCAATGGTGGTTTTGGATTTTCTGGTTGAGCAATATTCAATTACTGGGTATCTCCTAAGAGAGGATGTAGCCTAG